One genomic region from Pseudomonas sp. R5-89-07 encodes:
- the pilW gene encoding type IV pilus biogenesis/stability protein PilW: MPLRLALLLLVTGLATGCVSSGHESPLQTGKGREAARVAYVQLGLGYLQQGMSEQAKVPLKKALELDADDADANAALALVFKAQAEPELADGYFIKALASRPGDARLLNNYGSFLFEQKRYEQAAGYFQQASTDTLYPERSRVFENLGVASIHLGQRELARQQLEKALLLNARQPRALLEMAELSYEDRHYVPARDYYERFSQLSGHNARSLLLGVRLATVHEEPATAARFGQQLERLYPGTPEYQQYLSEQ, encoded by the coding sequence ATGCCCTTGCGCCTTGCGCTGCTGTTGCTTGTTACCGGTCTGGCGACCGGTTGTGTTTCATCGGGCCACGAGAGCCCGTTGCAAACCGGCAAGGGTCGTGAAGCGGCGCGAGTGGCGTATGTGCAACTGGGCCTGGGCTATCTGCAACAAGGCATGAGCGAGCAGGCCAAGGTGCCATTGAAGAAAGCCCTGGAGCTGGATGCCGACGATGCTGATGCCAATGCCGCGCTGGCGTTGGTGTTCAAGGCCCAGGCCGAGCCCGAGTTGGCTGATGGGTATTTCATCAAGGCGCTGGCGTCCCGTCCTGGTGACGCGCGCTTGTTGAACAACTACGGCAGTTTCCTGTTCGAGCAGAAACGTTATGAACAGGCGGCCGGTTATTTCCAGCAGGCCAGTACCGATACCCTATATCCTGAGCGTTCGCGCGTGTTCGAGAACCTGGGGGTGGCTTCGATCCACCTGGGCCAACGCGAGCTTGCGCGCCAGCAGCTGGAAAAAGCCCTGCTCCTGAACGCTCGCCAGCCACGCGCTTTGCTTGAAATGGCTGAGTTGTCTTACGAAGATAGGCATTATGTGCCGGCACGTGACTATTACGAGCGTTTCAGCCAGCTCAGCGGGCACAATGCACGTAGTCTGTTACTTGGTGTGCGCCTGGCGACGGTTCATGAAGAACCGGCCACAGCCGCACGTTTTGGCCAGCAACTCGAACGACTCTATCCCGGTACGCCGGAATATCAGCAATACCTGTCGGAGCAATGA
- the rlmN gene encoding 23S rRNA (adenine(2503)-C(2))-methyltransferase RlmN, whose product MTTSTVKTNLLGLTQLEMEKFFDSIGEKRFRAGQVMKWIHHFGVDDFDAMTNVSKALRDKLKAIAEVRGPEVVSEDISSDGTRKWVVRVASGSCVETVYIPQGKRGTLCVSSQAGCALDCSFCSTGKQGFNSNLTAAEVIGQVWIANKSFGSVPATVDRAITNVVMMGMGEPLLNFDNVIAAMHLMMDDLGYGISKRRVTLSTSGVVPMIDELAKHIDVSLALSLHAPNDALRNQLVPINKKYPLKMLLESCQRYMATLGEKRVLTIEYTMLKDINDKVEHAVEMIELLKNTPCKINLIPFNPFPHSGYERPSNNAIRRFQDQLHQAGYNVTVRTTRGEDIDAACGQLVGQVLDRTRRSERYIAVRELSAADDAPQSAANRT is encoded by the coding sequence ATGACGACATCGACTGTTAAAACCAACCTGCTGGGTCTGACTCAGCTGGAAATGGAGAAATTCTTCGACTCAATCGGGGAGAAGCGTTTCCGTGCCGGTCAGGTAATGAAGTGGATTCACCACTTTGGCGTCGACGATTTCGACGCCATGACGAACGTCAGCAAGGCCCTGCGCGACAAGCTCAAGGCCATTGCTGAGGTCCGTGGTCCCGAAGTGGTCAGCGAGGACATCTCCAGCGACGGCACCCGTAAGTGGGTGGTGCGCGTGGCGTCCGGCAGCTGCGTCGAGACCGTGTACATTCCCCAGGGCAAGCGCGGCACCTTGTGCGTTTCGTCCCAGGCAGGCTGTGCCCTGGACTGCAGTTTCTGCTCCACCGGCAAGCAAGGCTTCAATAGCAACCTCACCGCCGCCGAAGTCATCGGCCAGGTGTGGATTGCCAACAAATCCTTTGGCAGCGTCCCGGCGACCGTCGACCGTGCCATCACCAACGTGGTGATGATGGGCATGGGTGAGCCGCTGCTGAACTTCGACAACGTGATTGCGGCCATGCACCTGATGATGGACGACCTGGGCTACGGCATCTCCAAGCGCCGTGTGACCCTGTCGACCTCCGGCGTGGTGCCGATGATCGATGAGCTGGCCAAGCACATCGACGTTTCCCTGGCGTTGTCGCTGCACGCACCTAATGACGCATTGCGTAACCAATTGGTGCCAATCAACAAGAAGTATCCGCTTAAGATGCTGCTCGAATCCTGCCAGCGTTATATGGCTACCCTGGGTGAGAAGCGCGTGCTGACCATCGAGTACACCATGCTCAAGGACATCAACGACAAGGTCGAGCATGCCGTGGAGATGATCGAGCTGCTCAAGAACACCCCATGCAAGATCAACCTGATTCCGTTCAACCCGTTTCCGCATTCTGGCTACGAGCGGCCGAGCAACAACGCCATCCGCCGTTTCCAGGATCAACTGCACCAGGCCGGCTACAACGTCACCGTCCGCACCACCCGCGGCGAAGACATCGACGCCGCCTGTGGCCAATTGGTAGGGCAGGTGCTGGATCGCACCCGTCGCAGTGAGCGCTACATCGCCGTGCGTGAATTGAGCGCCGCCGACGATGCACCGCAAAGCGCTGCAAACCGAACCTGA
- the ndk gene encoding nucleoside-diphosphate kinase, which yields MAVQRTFSIIKPDAVAKNVIGEITTRFEKAGLKVVASKLKQLSKAEAEGFYAEHSARGFFGDLVAFMISGPVVVQVLEGENAIALNRELMGATNPKEAAAGTIRADFAESIDANAVHGSDSEAAAAREISYFFAATEVTAR from the coding sequence ATGGCTGTTCAACGTACTTTCTCCATCATCAAGCCTGACGCTGTTGCAAAAAACGTCATCGGCGAGATCACCACTCGTTTCGAAAAAGCCGGCCTGAAGGTTGTAGCTTCGAAACTCAAGCAACTGTCCAAGGCTGAAGCTGAAGGCTTCTACGCTGAGCACAGCGCTCGTGGCTTCTTCGGCGACCTGGTTGCCTTCATGATCTCCGGCCCTGTTGTTGTTCAGGTTCTGGAAGGCGAGAACGCTATCGCTCTGAACCGTGAGCTGATGGGTGCTACCAACCCTAAAGAAGCGGCTGCCGGCACCATCCGTGCTGACTTCGCTGAATCCATCGACGCCAACGCTGTACACGGTTCGGACTCCGAAGCCGCTGCTGCTCGCGAAATTTCGTACTTCTTCGCCGCTACTGAAGTAACCGCTCGCTAA
- the iscX gene encoding Fe-S cluster assembly protein IscX, producing MSLKWVDVQEIAIQLAEAHPEVNPLTVNFVKLRDLVMALPDFDDIPDRGGEKVLEAIQGLWIEEAD from the coding sequence ATGAGCCTGAAATGGGTTGATGTACAAGAAATCGCTATACAACTTGCCGAAGCTCATCCTGAGGTCAATCCTCTGACAGTGAACTTCGTCAAATTGCGTGATCTGGTGATGGCGCTGCCGGACTTTGACGACATCCCTGATCGGGGTGGCGAAAAGGTCCTGGAGGCGATTCAAGGCCTGTGGATCGAAGAAGCAGACTGA
- the fdx gene encoding ISC system 2Fe-2S type ferredoxin codes for MPQVIFLPHAEHCPDGMVVEAETGKSILEVAHDNHIEIESACGGVCACTTCHCIIREGFNSLEEADELEEDFLDRAWGLEATSRLSCQAKVGTEDITVEIPKYSLNHAAEAPH; via the coding sequence ATGCCGCAGGTCATTTTTCTGCCACACGCCGAGCATTGCCCGGACGGTATGGTTGTTGAGGCTGAGACCGGCAAGTCCATCCTCGAAGTCGCCCACGACAACCATATCGAGATCGAAAGCGCTTGCGGCGGTGTGTGCGCCTGCACCACCTGCCACTGCATCATCCGCGAGGGCTTCAACTCCCTTGAGGAAGCAGACGAACTGGAAGAGGATTTTCTTGACCGCGCCTGGGGCCTGGAGGCGACTTCTCGCCTAAGCTGTCAGGCAAAGGTCGGCACTGAAGACATCACTGTCGAAATCCCGAAATATTCGCTCAACCATGCGGCCGAAGCGCCGCATTGA
- the hscA gene encoding Fe-S protein assembly chaperone HscA yields MALLQIAEPGQSPQPHQRRLAVGIDLGTTNSLVAAVRSGLSEPLPDADGQVILPSAVRYHADRIEVGESAKLAASTDPLNTVLSVKRLMGRGLSDVKQLGDQLPYRFVGGESHMPFIDTIQGPKSPVEVSADILKVLRQRAETTLGGELVGAVITVPAYFDDAQRQATKDAAKLAGLNVLRLLNEPTAAAVAYGLDQHAEGLVAIYDLGGGTFDISILRLTGGVFEVLATGGDSALGGDDFDHAIAGWIISSAGLSADLDPGAQRNLLQTACAAKEALTDAATVEVSYGTWSAQLTREAFDALIEPMVARSLKACRRAVRDSGIELEDVGAVVMVGGSTRVPRVREAVAEAFGRQPLTEIDPDQVVAIGAAIQADTLAGNKRDGGELLLLDVIPLSLGLETMGGLMEKVIPRNTTIPVARAQDFTTYKDGQTAMMIHVLQGERELISDCRSLARFELRGIPAMVAGAAKIRVTFQVDADGLLSVAARELGSGVEASIQVKPSYGLTDGEIAKMLKDSFQYAGDDKVARVLREQQVDAQRLLEAVQGALDADGERLLDAEERMVIDLQMQELAELMKGNDGYAIEQQTKRLSQVTDAFAARRMDQTVKAALAGRNLNEIEE; encoded by the coding sequence ATGGCTCTACTGCAAATCGCCGAACCCGGCCAAAGCCCTCAACCGCACCAGCGTCGCCTGGCGGTCGGGATTGACCTGGGCACCACCAATTCCCTGGTCGCCGCCGTGCGCAGCGGCCTGTCCGAGCCGTTGCCCGACGCCGATGGCCAGGTGATCCTGCCGTCCGCCGTGCGTTATCACGCCGACCGCATCGAAGTGGGCGAGTCCGCCAAGCTGGCGGCGTCTACCGACCCGTTGAACACCGTGCTGTCGGTCAAGCGCTTGATGGGTCGTGGGTTGTCCGACGTCAAGCAATTGGGCGACCAGCTTCCGTACCGCTTTGTCGGCGGCGAATCCCACATGCCGTTCATCGACACCATTCAAGGCCCGAAAAGCCCGGTGGAAGTGTCAGCCGATATCCTCAAGGTACTGCGCCAGCGCGCGGAAACCACATTGGGTGGCGAACTGGTCGGTGCAGTGATCACGGTTCCGGCCTATTTCGATGACGCTCAGCGCCAAGCCACCAAGGATGCGGCAAAGCTTGCCGGCCTGAACGTGCTGCGCTTGCTTAACGAGCCGACCGCTGCTGCCGTGGCTTATGGCCTTGATCAGCATGCCGAAGGCCTGGTCGCGATTTACGACCTGGGCGGCGGCACCTTCGATATTTCGATCCTGCGCCTGACCGGCGGTGTCTTTGAAGTGCTGGCCACCGGTGGCGACAGCGCCCTGGGCGGCGATGACTTCGACCATGCCATCGCAGGCTGGATCATCAGCAGTGCGGGCTTGTCTGCCGACCTGGACCCAGGCGCGCAGCGCAACCTGCTGCAAACCGCCTGTGCTGCCAAGGAAGCGCTGACGGATGCTGCAACCGTTGAAGTTTCCTACGGCACCTGGTCGGCCCAGCTGACCCGTGAAGCCTTCGATGCGTTGATCGAGCCGATGGTTGCCCGCAGCCTCAAAGCCTGCCGCCGTGCCGTGCGCGATTCCGGTATCGAGCTCGAAGACGTCGGTGCTGTGGTCATGGTGGGCGGCTCCACCCGCGTTCCCCGCGTTCGTGAAGCCGTGGCCGAAGCCTTTGGCCGCCAGCCGCTGACTGAAATCGACCCGGACCAAGTGGTCGCCATCGGTGCCGCGATCCAGGCCGATACCTTGGCTGGCAACAAACGCGATGGTGGCGAACTGCTGCTGCTCGACGTGATTCCGTTGTCCCTTGGGTTGGAAACCATGGGCGGCCTGATGGAGAAGGTGATTCCGCGCAACACCACCATCCCTGTCGCGCGTGCCCAGGACTTCACCACCTATAAAGACGGCCAGACGGCCATGATGATTCATGTGCTGCAAGGCGAGCGCGAGCTGATCAGCGACTGTCGCTCCCTGGCGCGCTTCGAATTGCGCGGTATCCCAGCCATGGTTGCGGGTGCGGCGAAGATTCGCGTGACCTTCCAGGTAGACGCCGATGGCCTGCTCAGCGTCGCGGCTCGCGAACTGGGTTCGGGCGTCGAGGCCAGCATCCAGGTCAAGCCGTCCTACGGGCTGACTGACGGTGAAATCGCCAAGATGCTCAAGGACTCGTTCCAATATGCCGGCGATGACAAGGTCGCCCGCGTGCTGCGTGAGCAGCAAGTCGACGCCCAGCGCCTGCTCGAAGCGGTGCAGGGCGCGCTTGATGCCGATGGCGAGCGTCTGTTGGATGCCGAAGAGCGCATGGTCATCGACCTGCAGATGCAGGAACTGGCCGAACTCATGAAAGGCAACGATGGTTACGCCATCGAGCAGCAGACCAAGCGCCTGTCACAAGTCACCGATGCCTTTGCCGCCCGCCGTATGGACCAGACGGTAAAAGCCGCCCTGGCGGGTCGCAACCTGAATGAAATTGAGGAATAA
- the hscB gene encoding co-chaperone HscB, with amino-acid sequence MGTPCHFALFELQPSFRLDLEQLATRYRELARGVHPDRFADASEREQRLALERSASLNEAYQTLKSPPKRARYLLAMNGGELPIEVTVHDPDFLMQQMQWREELEDLQDEADVAGVAVFKRRLKTAQDELNESFAACWDDAAQREQAERLMRRMQFLDKLTYEVRQLEERLDD; translated from the coding sequence GTGGGTACTCCTTGTCATTTCGCTTTATTCGAGCTGCAACCGAGCTTTCGGCTGGACCTCGAGCAGCTTGCCACGCGCTATCGAGAATTGGCGCGTGGCGTGCATCCGGACCGTTTCGCTGACGCTTCCGAGCGTGAGCAGCGCCTGGCGCTGGAGCGGTCAGCCAGCCTCAACGAAGCCTATCAGACGCTCAAGAGTCCGCCCAAGCGCGCGCGTTACCTGCTCGCGATGAACGGTGGCGAGCTGCCGATCGAGGTCACGGTGCACGATCCGGACTTCCTGATGCAGCAGATGCAATGGCGCGAAGAACTCGAAGACTTGCAGGACGAAGCCGATGTGGCCGGAGTCGCGGTGTTCAAGCGTCGTCTGAAAACCGCCCAGGATGAGCTCAACGAAAGCTTCGCGGCCTGTTGGGATGATGCAGCGCAACGCGAGCAGGCCGAGCGCCTGATGCGCCGCATGCAGTTCCTCGACAAGCTCACCTACGAAGTGCGCCAGCTAGAAGAGCGCCTCGACGATTAA
- the iscA gene encoding iron-sulfur cluster assembly protein IscA: MAISMTEAAAQHIRRSLNGRGKGEGIRLGVRTTGCSGLAYVLEFVDEVVAEDQVFESHGEKVIIDPKSLTYLDGTELDFVKEGLNEGFKFNNPNVRGECGCGESFNI; encoded by the coding sequence ATGGCTATCAGCATGACAGAAGCGGCTGCGCAGCACATTCGCCGCTCCCTGAATGGGCGCGGTAAAGGTGAGGGGATTCGTCTGGGTGTTCGCACCACGGGCTGTTCCGGCCTTGCCTACGTGCTGGAGTTTGTCGACGAGGTAGTGGCGGAAGACCAGGTGTTCGAAAGTCACGGCGAGAAAGTGATCATCGACCCGAAAAGCCTGACCTACCTGGACGGCACCGAGCTCGATTTCGTCAAGGAAGGGTTGAACGAAGGCTTCAAGTTCAACAACCCCAACGTACGCGGTGAATGTGGCTGCGGCGAAAGCTTCAACATCTGA
- the iscU gene encoding Fe-S cluster assembly scaffold IscU, whose product MAYSEKVIDHYENPRNVGKMDAQDPDVGTGMVGAPACGDVMRLQIKVNDAGVIEDAKFKTYGCGSAIASSSLATEWMKGKTLDEAVTISNTQLAEELALPPVKIHCSVLAEDAIKAAVRDYKQKKGLI is encoded by the coding sequence ATGGCTTACAGCGAAAAGGTCATCGACCACTACGAAAACCCGCGCAACGTCGGCAAGATGGACGCGCAAGATCCTGATGTCGGCACTGGCATGGTTGGCGCTCCGGCGTGCGGCGATGTGATGCGCCTGCAGATCAAGGTCAACGACGCTGGCGTTATCGAAGACGCCAAGTTCAAGACCTACGGCTGCGGTTCGGCTATCGCCTCCAGCTCCCTGGCGACCGAATGGATGAAAGGCAAGACCCTGGATGAGGCTGTCACCATCAGCAACACCCAGCTGGCCGAAGAACTGGCCCTGCCGCCAGTTAAAATTCACTGCTCGGTACTCGCAGAAGACGCCATCAAGGCGGCCGTTCGCGACTACAAGCAGAAGAAAGGCTTGATCTAA
- a CDS encoding IscS subfamily cysteine desulfurase: protein MKLPIYLDYSATTPVDPRVAQKMSECLLVDGNFGNPASRSHVFGWKAEEAVENARRQVADLVGADPREIVWTSGATESDNLAIKGAAHFYATKGKHLITTKIEHKAVLDTMRQLEREGFEVTYLEPTTDGIVTPAMIEAALRDDTILVSVIHVNNEIGTINDIEAIGELTRSKGILLHVDAAQSTGKVEIDLSKLKVDLMSFSAHKTYGPKGIGALYVSRKPRVRIEATMHGGGHERGMRSGTLATHQIVGMGEAFRVAKEDMAAENVRIKALSDRFYKQVENLEELYINGSMTARVPHNLNLSFNYVEGESLIMALKDLAVSSGSACTSASLEPSYVLRALGRNDELAHSSIRFTFGRFTTEEQVDYAAQKVCEAVNKLRVLSPLWDMYKDGVDISKIEWAAH from the coding sequence ATGAAATTGCCGATTTACCTTGATTACTCAGCGACCACCCCGGTTGATCCACGTGTCGCGCAAAAAATGAGCGAATGCCTGCTGGTTGACGGAAACTTCGGCAACCCGGCCTCCCGCTCCCACGTATTCGGCTGGAAAGCCGAGGAAGCGGTCGAGAACGCTCGTCGCCAGGTCGCCGACCTGGTGGGCGCCGACCCACGTGAAATCGTCTGGACCTCCGGTGCCACCGAGTCCGACAACCTGGCGATCAAGGGCGCAGCGCATTTCTACGCGACCAAGGGCAAGCACCTGATCACCACCAAGATTGAGCACAAGGCTGTCCTCGACACCATGCGCCAACTGGAGCGTGAAGGTTTTGAGGTCACCTACCTCGAGCCGACCACCGACGGTATCGTCACCCCGGCCATGATCGAAGCCGCGCTGCGTGATGACACCATCCTGGTGTCCGTGATTCACGTGAACAACGAAATCGGCACCATCAACGACATCGAAGCGATCGGCGAACTGACCCGCTCCAAGGGCATTCTGCTGCACGTCGACGCTGCTCAGTCCACCGGCAAGGTCGAGATCGACCTGTCCAAGCTGAAAGTCGACCTGATGTCGTTCTCGGCCCACAAGACCTACGGCCCTAAAGGCATCGGCGCGCTGTACGTGAGCCGTAAGCCACGCGTGCGTATCGAAGCCACCATGCACGGTGGCGGCCACGAGCGCGGCATGCGTTCCGGTACCCTGGCGACCCACCAGATCGTCGGGATGGGCGAAGCCTTCCGCGTAGCCAAGGAAGACATGGCTGCCGAAAACGTGCGCATCAAAGCGTTGAGCGATCGCTTCTACAAGCAGGTCGAGAACCTTGAAGAGCTGTACATCAACGGCAGCATGACTGCACGTGTACCGCACAACCTGAATTTGAGCTTCAACTACGTCGAAGGCGAGTCGCTGATCATGGCGCTCAAGGACCTGGCGGTATCGTCCGGTTCGGCCTGCACCTCGGCATCCCTTGAGCCTTCGTATGTATTGCGCGCCCTGGGCCGTAACGACGAACTGGCACACAGCTCGATCCGCTTTACCTTCGGCCGCTTCACCACTGAAGAGCAAGTCGACTACGCCGCGCAGAAAGTCTGCGAAGCCGTCAACAAGCTGCGCGTTCTGTCGCCGCTGTGGGACATGTACAAAGACGGTGTCGATATCTCCAAGATCGAGTGGGCGGCACACTAA
- the iscR gene encoding Fe-S cluster assembly transcriptional regulator IscR, which produces MRLTTKGRYAVTAMLDLALHAQTGPVSLADISERQGISLSYLEQLFAKLRRSNLVSSVRGPGGGYQLSRDMQGIQVAQVIDAVNESVDATKCQGLGDCHAGDTCLTHHLWCDLSLQIHEFLSGISLADLVTRREVQEVAQRQDQRRCNTKAPRLDKIEASAVE; this is translated from the coding sequence ATGAGACTGACTACAAAAGGCCGATACGCGGTGACTGCCATGCTCGACCTGGCTTTGCACGCGCAAACTGGGCCGGTGTCCCTGGCCGATATCTCCGAGCGCCAAGGCATTTCCCTGTCCTACCTCGAGCAGCTGTTCGCCAAGTTGCGCCGTAGCAACCTGGTTTCCAGTGTGCGGGGGCCGGGTGGTGGCTATCAGTTGTCCCGCGACATGCAGGGCATCCAGGTGGCTCAGGTGATCGACGCGGTCAACGAATCCGTCGACGCCACCAAATGCCAGGGCCTGGGTGACTGCCACGCCGGCGACACCTGCCTGACGCACCACTTGTGGTGTGACTTGAGCCTGCAGATCCATGAGTTTTTGAGTGGTATCAGCTTGGCTGATCTTGTGACTCGCCGTGAGGTGCAAGAAGTAGCCCAGCGTCAGGACCAGCGCCGTTGCAACACCAAGGCGCCGCGTCTGGACAAGATCGAAGCGTCCGCCGTCGAGTGA
- the cysE gene encoding serine O-acetyltransferase gives MFERLREDIQSVFHRDPAARNAFEVLTCYPGMHAIWIHRLSGALWGMGWKWLARLVSNFGRWLTGIEIHPGAKVGRRFFIDHGMGIVIGETAEIGDDVTLYQGVTLGGTTWNKGKRHPTLGDGVVVGAGAKVLGPFTVGAGAKVGSNAVVTKAVPPGATVVGIPGRIIVKPEVGDEQEAKRKAMAEKIGFDAYGVSEDMPDPVARAIGQLLDHLQAVDGKLDGMCGALKDLGSPYCAKELPELREEDFAQIKDEAATKAG, from the coding sequence ATGTTCGAGCGTTTGCGAGAAGATATCCAGAGTGTTTTCCACCGTGACCCGGCGGCGCGCAACGCCTTTGAAGTGCTGACCTGCTACCCGGGCATGCACGCGATCTGGATTCACCGTCTGTCCGGCGCCTTGTGGGGCATGGGCTGGAAATGGCTGGCGCGCCTGGTGTCGAACTTCGGGCGTTGGTTGACCGGGATCGAAATCCATCCGGGCGCCAAGGTTGGCCGTCGCTTCTTTATCGACCACGGCATGGGCATCGTGATTGGCGAGACGGCTGAAATTGGTGATGACGTGACGCTCTATCAGGGCGTGACCCTGGGCGGTACCACCTGGAATAAAGGCAAGCGCCACCCGACGCTGGGCGATGGCGTAGTGGTGGGTGCTGGCGCCAAGGTGCTCGGCCCGTTCACTGTAGGCGCCGGTGCCAAGGTGGGCTCCAATGCGGTGGTCACCAAGGCAGTGCCACCCGGTGCCACGGTGGTGGGCATTCCTGGGCGGATCATCGTCAAGCCCGAAGTTGGCGACGAGCAGGAAGCCAAGCGCAAGGCCATGGCCGAGAAGATCGGTTTCGACGCTTACGGTGTCAGCGAAGACATGCCCGACCCGGTGGCTCGCGCCATTGGCCAACTGCTCGATCATCTGCAAGCGGTGGATGGCAAGTTGGACGGGATGTGCGGCGCGCTGAAGGACCTGGGCAGCCCTTACTGCGCCAAGGAATTGCCTGAGTTGCGCGAAGAAGACTTCGCCCAGATCAAGGACGAAGCCGCCACCAAGGCCGGCTGA
- the trmJ gene encoding tRNA (cytosine(32)/uridine(32)-2'-O)-methyltransferase TrmJ, with protein MLQNIRVVLVNTSHPGNIGGVARAMKNMGLTRLVLVEPRVFPHHEADARASGANDILENAQVVATLEDALVGCNLVLGTSARDRRIPWPLLDPRECGTKVVEEAAGGAEIALVFGREDSGLTNEELQRCHYHVHIPSDPEFSSLNLGAAVQVLTYEVRMAWLAAAGQPSKMEKEEVASTKSGELATMDELERFYEHLEQTLVAIEFLDPEKPRHLMARLRRLYGRSSVSRAEMNILRGILTETQKAARGELLKRKD; from the coding sequence TTGCTGCAAAACATTCGTGTCGTCCTGGTCAATACCAGCCACCCCGGCAACATCGGCGGGGTAGCTCGAGCCATGAAAAACATGGGGCTGACACGCCTGGTGCTAGTCGAGCCGCGTGTATTTCCGCACCACGAGGCCGATGCGCGTGCATCCGGCGCCAATGACATCCTGGAAAACGCCCAGGTTGTCGCCACTCTGGAAGATGCCCTGGTCGGCTGCAACCTGGTGCTCGGCACCAGCGCTCGTGATCGTCGCATTCCCTGGCCGCTGCTGGATCCGCGTGAGTGCGGCACCAAAGTGGTGGAGGAGGCCGCCGGTGGCGCAGAAATCGCCCTGGTGTTTGGCCGTGAAGACTCCGGTCTGACCAACGAAGAGCTGCAGCGATGTCACTACCACGTGCACATCCCATCAGACCCCGAGTTCAGTTCGCTGAACCTCGGCGCGGCGGTGCAGGTGCTGACGTACGAAGTGCGCATGGCCTGGCTGGCAGCTGCCGGTCAGCCCAGCAAGATGGAGAAGGAAGAGGTTGCATCGACCAAAAGTGGCGAGCTCGCCACCATGGACGAGCTGGAACGATTCTATGAACACCTGGAGCAAACCCTGGTGGCCATCGAGTTCCTCGATCCTGAAAAACCACGGCACTTGATGGCGCGCCTGCGTCGCCTTTACGGACGCAGCTCGGTCAGCCGGGCAGAAATGAATATATTGCGTGGCATCCTCACGGAAACCCAGAAAGCGGCCCGTGGCGAGCTCCTTAAGCGGAAGGATTAA
- the suhB gene encoding inositol-phosphate phosphatase gives MQPMLNIALRAARSASELIFRSIERLDTIKVDEKDAKDYVSEVDRAAEQKIIDALRKAYPTHGILGEETGLHKGSGEGEDYLWIIDPLDGTTNFLRGIPHFAVSIACKYRGRLEHAVVLDPVRQEEFTASRGRGAQLNGRRLRVSGRTSLDGALLGTGFPFRDDQMDNLENYLGMFRALVGQTAGIRRAGAASLDLAYVAAGRFDAFWESGLSEWDMAAGALLIQEAGGLVSDFTGGHDFLEKGHVVAGNTKCFKAVLTAIQPHLPASLKR, from the coding sequence ATGCAGCCCATGCTGAATATCGCGCTGCGCGCCGCCCGCAGCGCCAGTGAATTGATCTTCCGCTCTATCGAGCGCCTGGATACCATCAAGGTCGACGAAAAAGACGCCAAGGATTATGTATCCGAGGTGGATCGCGCCGCCGAACAGAAAATCATCGACGCCCTGCGCAAGGCCTACCCTACCCACGGCATCCTCGGTGAAGAAACCGGCCTGCACAAAGGTAGCGGCGAAGGCGAAGACTACCTGTGGATCATCGACCCACTGGATGGCACCACCAACTTCCTGCGCGGCATCCCACACTTTGCCGTGAGCATCGCCTGCAAATACCGTGGCCGCCTGGAACACGCCGTTGTTCTGGACCCGGTTCGCCAGGAAGAATTCACCGCTAGCCGTGGCCGTGGCGCCCAGCTCAATGGCCGTCGCCTGCGCGTCAGCGGCCGCACCAGCCTGGATGGCGCCCTGCTGGGCACCGGCTTCCCGTTCCGCGACGATCAAATGGACAACCTGGAAAACTACCTGGGCATGTTTCGCGCCCTGGTCGGCCAGACCGCAGGTATCCGTCGCGCTGGCGCAGCGAGCCTGGACCTGGCTTATGTGGCTGCCGGTCGTTTCGACGCGTTCTGGGAGTCGGGCCTGTCCGAATGGGACATGGCTGCAGGCGCCCTGCTGATCCAGGAAGCGGGCGGCCTGGTGAGCGACTTCACCGGCGGTCATGACTTCCTTGAAAAAGGCCACGTGGTTGCCGGCAACACCAAATGCTTCAAGGCAGTACTGACGGCGATCCAGCCGCACCTGCCGGCTTCGCTGAAGCGCTAA